DNA from Vitis vinifera cultivar Pinot Noir 40024 chromosome 19, ASM3070453v1:
GAAAATACGATTAATTAGGTCACACGATGTGTACCAACTccgatttcattattttgtattttggtTTCATTCTTACTACTTTATATCTTATCCTGTCTCGTTAAATTGAactaaaaagttaattttatataaaataacaaaatctaGGATATTACACCCATTAAAATAATACTATCAATTCGAGTGGTACTATTAATTCCACTCTATTTTAAGAacgaaaaaaagtaaaaataaaagtaattagtACGATTGAACaacacttcaaaaatatttgtactaaaaataaaaatgagtatgatgtttttttaattataattaaattataaatctaTTCCCTGCAGCTTGTTTGAGCAAAACATGATGTGTCTGCTTCAAAACTATGGAAAGTGTAGGGGCCATTATTAAAAGTTGCATCTAAACACTCATTAAAAAGTTGTATTTTAACCTTGTTTTGAAAAAATCTCTGAACAAAGACATAAAATCAAGCTTGTAATTGGAGTATGAATGAACTCTGACCAAGATATGCTATCCTTCCATGCAGAGATTCCTAGTACACACATTTGGTAGTAATGAGTGAAAGAGGAGGAATGGTTTGATTTGCATTACCCCATTCGCCTTGCTCATCTTCTTTCATCCAACACTACACTTGACACCCTTAGATACATCCATGCCATTTCCCAAACACAACACAAAACTGTAAAATAATGAAGCGTgaagttgtttaattttcaaaacattaagCTCATGTACACCCTGACAAAacattatacatatatcataatatgCTACATCTAATCCACCTATATTTAGTAAAGTGGTCGAGCCTTTTTTTTCACAATACACATAAAAGTTGAATGCATAGAACAGGTTTGGTGTAAAATGATAAACGGTCAAGAAAACATACGAATGCCTCCACAATGGCAAAAAACACTAAATTCACAACTCATGGAGGCCCTTGTAAACCCTGATAGCTTTTTACAAACACAAAATTCTTGCCCATCACGCCAATCTCGACAATCTATGCTCATCTTCTTCAAAACTCTCGCATTCTTCAGCAGGAACTCTATTGCTCCAAGCTCATAATCTAACCCATCAAATTTCTTAATTTCAACTTCATTGAGGTGCAATTCCACACAGGTAGGCACTTGAAGTGGCAGAGTCCACTCTTCAATTTCACATTCGTCCTTGTTAACCTAATGACAGAGAAACCCATAAGATCAAAAATTGCAACAAGCAAAGCTAGCCAAAATCAATCATCTGTTACATCTGCACGCACATTTTCAAGGATAAGAATTTCTAAATTAGGTGACGTGTCAAGAAACTCTTTCAGAAACTCCAAGCCATAGCCGTAATCAACTTCAAGCTCTAAACGAGTCACACTATGAAATGCAGGGAGCTCATAACCACAAAACATACCACTGAGAGACTGCATGGAGAGAATATACAATGTTATAATTCTTCCAGTAAAGTATTCTAACATAGTAAAATAATCTGACTCATTAAAACCTTAGCCTACCTATTTAATGTTGGATACAATAgcctgtttttgttttttttttgcccaTTCCAGTCCATACAACACCATAGCTACTCcctaagaaaatatctaaacttTTTGAATTTGTGTTGACAAGgatttgattatgtttttacCCTAGTTTTCAGTTTAACATAAGCATCCTTCAATCACTGGGCTTAATCCACAATATAGAAGTGAAGACATTAACACGGATAAGAAAAATCTTCTATCACAAAGTATTCCTACAAAGAAGGTTAAGGAATAATTAATAGGTAAAGAAAACTTACATGCAAAGTCTCACCAGATAATGATAGATGTTTAACATTTGAGATCCCTCTAAGGAGCTCATATATACGGCCACGATACAGAATTTGGTCATCAATTCCTCTAATAGTGGGACCAACATTAACATATGCTTTAACCAAGGAAGATAGGTTGCTCATCAAATAGTCCTCTGAAACAAAATCTGTGATACTAAGGTACTCAAGATTTGGGGCATCAACCACAAGTTTGTACTTCTGATCTTCTGGTTCATCCTCAGCTTCATCTTCTGATTCATCTTCTGGTCCAACTTGTGGTACAACTAATAGTTCATTATCTAGTTCATCAACTAGCTCATCTTCTCGTTCAGCTATACATGCTAATCCATCTACAGAAAAATATATTGCCAAACTTTTCAATGTGGGTGCAGAGACATTAAAAACCCATTGTTCATCCAATCTCCATCTTTCTATAACCAATTCTTCCAAGACAGGACAGCTAGATAAGAGCTTCTGAGCTGAGTCATCAGTTGAAAATTCAACTGATCTAAGATGGAGAACTTTGAGACTTGGAAACCAAATCAAACTTGGAATatcaagaaaaattgaaaaagacaGTTTCAGAACAACTAGAGTTTTACAGAAGAAGAATTTAGGAGGCAATTCAATAGGATATTCCGTATCAAAATAGAGATCAAGCTCCTGGACATTACGCTCAAGTGCTGTGCAGATCCAGGAATTAACAGCAGAGTCCAACTCATGGTCACTGCATTTGAGACGAAACTTTCTAATACATGAGATACTGCCATGAAGCAATACTTTATCCACAAAATTCTTAAAGCATATGCTTCTTTCAGAATCCCCAATGGGCTTGTCTCGATCCAGCagtaaatcatcatcaaagtcAAGGTTAGGGATGGAAGCCCAAAGGTACCTCCATCTTTTTGAGAGGACACTAGTTCCCACAGCAAATTTGGTGGGAAGAAATGAAATGATGTGACAAAGAACTGCATCTGGCAGATTGCTTATCCTATCTCTGCTTTTTCCATAAGTTGAATCCATTACTTCTATAAGGCTATAGTTCCAAGGATATTTCCTGGTTATTAAACAAAGCCAAGTCACGATACAATTAGGAAAAAAAGCAATGAAttatgtaaaagataatttcacCATACACTGTTTGGTGCAACTTTCtgaaattactttttaatacaaGATGGTTAATGCTAAGCAAACATCTCATTGAAAGGACCAGGTAAGATGAATCCCATTTGGTGACAAAAATGATCAATAGCAGAAAAGGAAGATGatgtcaaaagaaaaaaaagtctaGTGAGAGttcttgaaaattgattttgaaaaacactGAAGACAATTCAATTTCAgataatatcaaattatttttctcttaattttgcaGAATCTGGGCCATTAACAATAGAAAATCCTTACAAGAATAGCAACATTTAAGCAGTTTTTTCTGTTATTCCTAAGATGAGATGAGACGGGATGTCGGAAAATCCTAACAAGAAGGTGTATGAGGCTCCCTTTCAATCTCAAAAACAgtgaaaaggagaaaaattgaaacccaaaaaaataaatccaataaatttttttctcaattctcaCTTTTCTAAAACATAAATGGGAGTTccaaaatgtataaaattcctccaaatttgcattatattttcttttccatccCAGCCAAACAGCATAAACTGATGTTCCTTCCaaggtttttcatttttgtgatTGTTTCTGATATATCTAACAAAACCCAAATGTCCTACAGGTGATACTGAGAAAACAATAAACCCTAGTCATTCTGGTTCTTTGAAGGAAatagaatattttcttttcttccacagAGTCATTCTGAGCAACCAAACAAGAGGACAAAAATAAAACCAAGTCGCAAAATGAACCAAGTAAAGAAAACTAACCCGCAACGAGGGACTCTGAAGGCCGAGATGAAGAAGAGGGGTATTGGTTTCCTTTTGATAGCTACAAAAaggatagaaaataaatattattttactttcaTATGTCTCATTTGcgacatttatatttttaataatttttaatcatgctcttccttttttttccttttttttttcttattttttttccttttaaaggatagaaaatttgaaatccTCCAACATGCCTAGACAAGAATTTGGCTTTTTTTTAGCAATTATAAATACATTCgcattataaatttaaaaaaaatgagcccataaatattttctttttaaataaaaaaaattgaatccaaAGTACCATAGataattcaaattgaaattattggttctataacattaaaataattatttttataacatatttattacACTAGTAAAATAAGATGTGctcattataaatgataataaatattctCAAATCGTTCAAGATAAAACTTAAAGTCTggtattgattttaaaaaacatttctaacatttttaacatttaaaattttttatcattcaagtgttaaaaataataaaaacgttttctacaatcactaccaaacactCTTAACAAACTTATATTTATTGCAATGTGTTTTAGTTGATAAATTAGTATGTTTTATCTTTATTAGATTGGTAAGTTTATTTTCTGTATTTAAGTTCAAAATATTATGATTAAAATCAGATTGTAACTACTTCAACcatatgatataaatattatataaccTCTCCTTGATAATCAAGAGAGGCTTTTCAACATTTCAgaattcttcttttcttgacatggtattagagctatCTCTGACTAAGGTCAAATGTCTTCTACTAAAGAGTCATCTTCAATCTCCTCCCTTACAACACCCTCATTATTTCACAATACCTTGAACCACCCATCCCTATCAAACTTGACCCAAGTAACTATCTTCTCTGGAAATCACATATCATACCTGCCATCAAAGGTCATAATCTTGGTGGTTTTCTCTTTGGGACATTGCCTTGCCCTCCCAAATATCAAGAAGAATCAACCCTGATTCTTCTTTTGTGTTGGTTATTAGCCTCTATCTTTGAATCAAACCTCTCATGCAGTTTGGACCACCCTTGAAACTTTATTGGCCTCTCAGACATCATCCAATATCATGCAACTTCAATTTCAActccaaaatacaaaaaaaggAGTTTCTGACATGATGATTATcttctcaaaatgaaaaatattgcAGATAAATTGGCAACAGCAAGAGAACCTGTGGACTCGGAGCTGAATACAACCCTTTTGTGACATCGATCCTTGCCCGACCAGCATTGATTTCTCTATCTGAATTATCTACTTCGCTCACAAGCTTTCACATCCATTTGGAGAAACAAAATGCAGCAATCACATTGGATGTTAATCAACCTTCTGCCAACCTAGCTACTACAAGCTCCGAAGCCAAAATCAGCAGCTAAATATCATGGTAGTTAGCTAGGCCGTTTTCCAGTTTAGTACCAGAGGAAGAGGACGCGGTGGCAGTAGCAAAAATGAAATGGGTCTTGGCACTCATCCATGATGCCAAGTTTGTGGAAAACTCGGCCACACCTCAGATAATAATTGATCCATCCTGGTATGTCAACTCTGGAGCAACTCATCACCCCACCCCCGACATCAACAACCTTTTCAACCCAAAATACATACACCGGTACAGACAAAATAACAGTCGGTCATGGCATAGGTCTGGACATAAAACACACTAGAAATTCATTACTTCAAACACATCCACACACATTTACTCTTCAAAATGTTTGGCATATATGTTCCTGAAATTACAAAGAGCCTTCTAAGCATTGCCAAATTCACATCTGACAATAattgttgtttttaattttaccccacttttttttcttgtcaaggATCAAGTTTCCAAGAAGATTTTGCTCCACAGGCTTCTTGATCATGGTCTTTACAAATTGCAACTTCTGACCCCTCGTGATAAGCAATCAAAACCTACTTGTTCGTTCAGTCCAGTTCGTCCAGCTAGTGCAATCTCACAACCGAGTCGTTTTTCTACTTTCAGTAAGTCAAATGCCTTAACCGCTTCACTTTCTCATGCTTTTGGCATGCTCGATTAGGTCATCCTTCCCTTAGGATTTTATCCCAAATTCTTTCATATTGTAATTTGCCTTTcaatttaaatagaaatattgaattttGTGCTTCATGTCAGTTTGGCAAACTCAAACATCTGCCTTTCAAACTTGTTCAGAAAACAACCAAACCACTTCAGCTTATTCACAATGACATTTGGGGACCATCCCCTATGATATCCACCGAAGGCTTTCGATACTACATTCATTTTACCGATGATTTTTCACGCTACACATGGCAATATCCCTTCCAAAACAAAATCTAAAGGCTATTATTGTCACAACCCAAATTCCAAGCGACCTAGAATTTAGCCCATGACCCCAGGTCTAAGGTTTGACCATAAGGGTTCCTCCTAATCCACACTAGCAATCAACCAAAATgctctgaaatttttttttctctacacATAAATCACACAAGGGCTCCTTCCAACTAACAATCCAATTAATCAATATATCAACCACTACTCAAAAGCAATAAGATATAATAATTATCACTATTAAAGTCTAGAAATAAGAGTTCACAGTTCAGcaaattaattagaataaaatttcattacaaATATATAACTTCAAAGTTTGCTAATACAAGTTCCAAAATAAGCCAACATAACAAATACACTACAATCCACTATGCTGCTCCAAAATCTCCTGGGGCATCCTGAAGCCCTCCCTGCCCCATCTGTGGATCATCAGAAGTCACATCTGCATCTAAAACGATATAAGaaggaaggggtgagcattccacattgctcagtagggtgtcTTACAACCAAAGGGTTAATTGGGATTACCAAGTTCAAGTGAACACAAAAGAAACATTCCATCAAATTGATCAACCcacatattttaatttctataattatgaaaaaaatcaataattaaataaaatgcatgtggatatgtaacacacagtcatacaatgcactatcaTTCTCGGACTTTCACCGAAAAATATGCGTCcgtacccaaatacactccccattcgaAGTCTTCGGAGGTAgatttttgggtctttcaccctagggatctcatTCCCTTCTTAATTTGCCTCACATGGGCCTTTACTTttcattactattttatttttttctttttttttccatttcatgcacttttcacagtttttatttttccttcacacaaccatgatgcaaatgaaaTGCAATGAGGTTAATTATCCtcattcacaaatatcacaacatCAAATTAAACTCCAACTAGTCCAAATATCATTGAAATTACAATCATACCAAAATTCCGTAATTTTCCAACAATCCCAACAattccaataatcaaatataattattttctccactacaaaattaccaaaacaaccaaataaattttcaataattcaaatctcAATTGAACATAATATATACcaaaattccataatttttcCACAACcccaataatttcaataattaaatataattatttactCCACAATAGAATTaccaaaaacaaccaaataaatttccaataatTCAAACATCACTTAAGCATAATTTCCACCAATATTCCATTATTTCtcaataatcccaataattccaataatcaaacacaattattttctataattaaacACTTCCATTATCACACAAAAATCCCAAGGAAAATTCCTAAATCACCCAATAAATGTTCTCACATCATAAATATTACTTATTTACCTTCCAACAAcaagatttataaatttttttttaaaaaaagtgcaTTAGAtaaaagttttagggttaagtTTCCCTACCACAAATCCAACAATTTGACTGTTGAAAACGAAATCAGCCATAGTAGAAATGTTCATCGTGTCGAGTAGAACTTTCCCTCAAAATTACATGTGAAAATAAGCTCGTTTGTCCATCGAAACGGTCGTCCAAAGGTGGATGGCGTTGTTGCTCTCCCTTACACCCGAGAGCCTCTATCACTccactttctcttcttctttcccttttttcttttctttttcatttatcattctttttgcttttaaacCTCCCAACCACCAAATGGCCCACGACCCAATACCATTCAAAAGCCTTATaaattttggtttcttttgtttttctttttcaattcatttcactttctttttttaattcatttttcatttcatttcattttctttttttttaaacaacacacaaaataaattattaaacaccatcccaaataatttaattttctcaaatttatcattaagtaatttaatttaatttttacttaattagttctagttaattttaattatttcatttttcattttttgtttttggaaaattttaatttctacgatcctaagaaattttctaccataaAACTAATGTGACACAAAAAATTCAACTCACTTAATTGACCAACAAAATATTTCGAATTCCGCAAATCCAAAATTAACACGTGTTctccaatcactttttttttcaacttttcaacCACCATTCAAtagaagacttttcaaactagaaTTCTAACATGGCCTAAAACACCCGGTCATTACATCATACCCCACTAAAAGAAATTTCATCTCGAAATTTAAATGAGCTTACCTCAAAAATCATAGAAGAGTTGTGGATAGTGTCGTCTCATTTCTTCCTCAGGTTCCCAAGTGGCTTCTTCCATCCCATGGTGTTGCCACCACACTTTGACTGCAAGAACCACCTTGTTCCTAAATCTATGCTCTCCAACTTCCAAAATTTGCAAAGGTTTCTCCACATAAGAAGTATCTTCGTTAATATGAAAATCTTGCAAGTCAGCTACCCAAGTTGGATCTAGAGTACACTTCCTTAGCATCGACACATGGAAGACATCATGTATGTGAGACAACTATTGAGGCAATACTAACTTGTTTGCCACTAGGCCAACTCTCTTATCGATCTGAAACGGTCCCACAAATCTAGGGGCTAACTCCCATTTTTCCCAAATCGAAATATGCCTCTTCAATGGGACACTTTTACAAACACCCAATCCCCTTCCTCAAACTCCAAGGGCCTTCTCCTTTGGTCTGCATAACTTTTCTGTCTATCTTAAGCAGTCTTAAGCTTTTCCTTGATGAGTTGTATCTTTTCTATAGTCTCTTAGACAATCTCAGGCCCCAACAAACGACTCTCACCCAACTTTATCCAACACAAGGGCGATCTACAAGGTCTCCCATAGAGTGCTTCATAAGATGTCATGCCAATGCTAGATTGGTAACTATTGTTATAAGCAAACTCTGCCAAAGGTAAGTAGTTGGCCCAATTCCCTCCAAAGTCCAAAATACAAGCCCTCAACATGTCTTTTAAAATCTGGATCACTTTTTCTGACTGACCATATGTCTAAGGGTGAAAAACGGTGCTAAAATTTAATTGGGTGCCCAAAGCCCTTTGTACActctgccaaaactgagaagtaaaCTTAGGGTCCTTGCCAAACATTATAGACAAAGGTATCCCATGCAATCTGAAAATCTCCTGTATATACAACTTAGCTAAAGAGTTCATGGAGTCAGTAGTCttcatggctagaaaatgagCTGACTTAGTAAGACGATCCACAATCACTCAAACTCCTTTTTTCTTGCTTCTAGTTCTTGGCAACCCTATCACAAAGTCCATAGTGATATGATCCCACTTCCACTCAATTATAGGTAAAGATTGCAATAACCCTACAGGCCTTTAGTGTTCAGTCTTCACTTGTTGACAAGTCTGACAATTAGCTACATACTGAGCCATGTCTCTCTTCATCCCACTCCACCAAAACTATCTCTTTAAGTCTTGATACATTTTGGTACTCCTAAAGTGGATGGTATACTTTACCCTATGAGCATCTGCTAGAAGTTCATTCCTCAACTCCAAATTCCTTGGCACACACAATCTTCCTTTAAATCTCACACTCTAATCTACATGCATAGACCAATTTTCATCTACTTCACCTTTTACCAACTAGTTTTAACCTTTTCTAAAAACTCATCATGAAATTAGG
Protein-coding regions in this window:
- the LOC104877721 gene encoding F-box/LRR-repeat protein At3g59190 isoform X1, which codes for MDSTYGKSRDRISNLPDAVLCHIISFLPTKFAVGTSVLSKRWRYLWASIPNLDFDDDLLLDRDKPIGDSERSICFKNFVDKVLLHGSISCIRKFRLKCSDHELDSAVNSWICTALERNVQELDLYFDTEYPIELPPKFFFCKTLVVLKLSFSIFLDIPSLIWFPSLKVLHLRSVEFSTDDSAQKLLSSCPVLEELVIERWRLDEQWVFNVSAPTLKSLAIYFSVDGLACIAEREDELVDELDNELLVVPQVGPEDESEDEAEDEPEDQKYKLVVDAPNLEYLSITDFVSEDYLMSNLSSLVKAYVNVGPTIRGIDDQILYRGRIYELLRGISNVKHLSLSGETLHSLSGMFCGYELPAFHSVTRLELEVDYGYGLEFLKEFLDTSPNLEILILENVNKDECEIEEWTLPLQVPTCVELHLNEVEIKKFDGLDYELGAIEFLLKNARVLKKMSIDCRDWRDGQEFCVCKKLSGFTRASMSCEFSVFCHCGGIRMFS
- the LOC104877721 gene encoding F-box/LRR-repeat protein At4g14103 isoform X2: MDSTYGKSRDRISNLPDAVLCHIISFLPTKFAVGTSVLSKRWRYLWASIPNLDFDDDLLLDRDKPIGDSERSICFKNFVDKVLLHGSISCIRKFRLKCSDHELDSAVNSWICTALERNVQELDLYFDTEYPIELPPKFFFCKTLVVLKLSFSIFLDIPSLIWFPSLKVLHLRSVEFSTDDSAQKLLSSCPVLEELVIERWRLDEQWVFNVSAPTLKSLAIYFSVDGLACIAEREDELVDELDNELLVVPQVGPEDESEDEAEDEPEDQKYKLVVDAPNLEYLSITDFVSEDYLMSNLSSLVKAYVNVGPTIRGIDDQILYRGRIYELLRGISNVKHLSLSGETLHVNKDECEIEEWTLPLQVPTCVELHLNEVEIKKFDGLDYELGAIEFLLKNARVLKKMSIDCRDWRDGQEFCVCKKLSGFTRASMSCEFSVFCHCGGIRMFS
- the LOC104877721 gene encoding F-box protein At3g03040 isoform X3, giving the protein MDSTYGKSRDRISNLPDAVLCHIISFLPTKFAVGTSVLSKRWRYLWASIPNLDFDDDLLLDRDKPIGDSERSICFKNFVDKVLLHGSISCIRKFRLKCSDHELDSAVNSWICTALEHGLACIAEREDELVDELDNELLVVPQVGPEDESEDEAEDEPEDQKYKLVVDAPNLEYLSITDFVSEDYLMSNLSSLVKAYVNVGPTIRGIDDQILYRGRIYELLRGISNVKHLSLSGETLHSLSGMFCGYELPAFHSVTRLELEVDYGYGLEFLKEFLDTSPNLEILILENVNKDECEIEEWTLPLQVPTCVELHLNEVEIKKFDGLDYELGAIEFLLKNARVLKKMSIDCRDWRDGQEFCVCKKLSGFTRASMSCEFSVFCHCGGIRMFS